The following are encoded in a window of Narcine bancroftii isolate sNarBan1 chromosome 2, sNarBan1.hap1, whole genome shotgun sequence genomic DNA:
- the LOC138755050 gene encoding endogenous retrovirus group 3 member 1 Env polyprotein-like: MLLLCSLIFLSLPMSLSGVKCKKCRDTVVLFQDYIWGRKEGNFISHTSVPEKCWAENTTQHPYTPCVEKEGNNMGHYIQIPNTTPFPLNGWKGDSSPPCPDGLWFCIHQRTVPMKSYTPHSKLPVPLKQPDLVRVHPNNHVSFGNAIGGDNLFVDLATKIAGTFNVTNCWICGGPRMSEQWPWWGEPLNSLTMISRIWTTNRTRSRETWSLSNVPSGFYCLSRAGKYPVGESPCKAVWIRISPGVFTWFPKPQTWFLSTVFKTNCLPLSNSSIQFWNCTTSTITGPYQSNPVLKRVWERGYGVSPNGLFWVCGNKAYTRLPSQWSGTYFLGIIRPEFFLLPHDHGHKLGVKVFDTLHRQPRSTTVHLGQWRDDWPPERIIQYYGPATWAQDGSWGYRTPIYMLNRIIRLQAVLEIVTNQTALALQLLASQQGQMRSAIYQNRLALDYLLATEGGVCGKLNLTNCCLQIDDNGKAIRKIADNICTLSHVPVQTWHPFPQFNWMDKWFGGTWWRTFLWVIGGILFLLLILPCIIPCLRSLVISMVEQAMQPGGMGDPVRLLFQREINVS, encoded by the coding sequence atgttattgttatgttctttgatttttcttagtttgcctatgtctttatcaggtgtgaaatgtaagaaatgcagagacacagtggtcctgtttcaggactacatttggggaagaaaggaaggtaatttcatttcccatacctcagttcctgagaaatgctgggcagaaaataccacccaacatccatataccccttgtgtggaaaaagaaggaaataatatgggtcattatatacagattcctaataccactcctttccctcttaacggttggaagggtgactcaagcccaccatgccctgatggactctggttttgcatacaccagcgtactgttccaatgaaaagttacactccacactcgaaattgcctgtccctttaaaacagccggacttagttcgagtccatccaaataaccatgtaagtttcggtaatgcaattgggggagataacctttttgtagatctggcaactaaaattgcaggaacttttaatgtaaccaattgttggatctgcgggggtccacggatgtcagaacaatggccttggtggggggagcccctcaattcattgaccatgatttcccggatttggacaactaaccgaacgagatcaagagaaacctggtctctctctaacgtcccctctggtttttattgtctctcacgagccggcaaatacccagtaggagaaagtccctgcaaggctgtatggattcgcatttcgcctggtgttttcacttggtttcctaaaccccagacttggttcttatccactgtttttaaaactaattgcctacccctgtctaatagcagtattcagttttggaattgtaccacttccaccatcacaggaccataccaatcaaatcccgttcttaaaagagtttgggaaagggggtatggagtatccccaaatggattattctgggtatgtggtaataaagcttatactcgtcttccctcacagtggagtggaacttatttcctaggaataatccgcccagaatttttcctcctaccccacgatcacggtcataaattaggcgtgaaggtttttgatacattacatcgtcaaccccgctctaccacggtacatttgggacaatggagagatgattggcctccagaacgcataattcaatattatggtcccgctacatgggctcaagatggatcctggggttatcgtactcctatatatatgttaaatcgcataattcgcttacaagcagtccttgaaattgttacaaatcaaacagctttagccctgcaattacttgcatcccagcaaggtcaaatgcgctctgctatatatcagaaccgtctggccctagactatctcctagccacggaaggaggtgtatgtggaaagcttaatttgactaactgctgcttacagattgatgataatggaaaagccattcgaaaaatcgctgataatatttgtacattgtcccatgtaccggttcaaacctggcatcctttcccacaatttaattggatggacaaatggtttggaggaacctggtggcgtaccttcttgtgggtcatcggaggtattttattcctcctacttattttgccctgtattattccctgtctacgcagcctggtgatttccatggtcgaacaagctatgcaaccagggggaatgggagaccctgtaagacttttatttcagcgtgagattaatgtatcatag